A window from Pyrococcus kukulkanii encodes these proteins:
- a CDS encoding beta-CASP ribonuclease aCPSF1 — protein sequence MIKRETQVNQILKDIRAIVSQMVPKEARITEIEFEGPELVIYVKNPEAIMKNGELIKDLAKVLKKRISIRPDPEVLLPPEEAEKMIYEIVPKEAEITNISFDPSVGEVLIEAKKPGLVIGKNGETLRLITQKVRWAPRVVRTPPLQSQTIYSIRQILQTESKDRRKFLRQVGRNIYRKPEYKSRWIRVTGLGGFREVGRSALLVQTDESFVLVDFGVNVAAMNDPYKAFPHFDAPEFQYILKEGLLDAIIITHAHLDHSGMLPYLFRYNLFDGPIYTTPPTRDLMVLLQKDFIEIQQSNGQEPLYRPRDIKEVIKHTITLDYGEVRDISPDIRLTLHNAGHILGSAIVHLHIGNGLHNIAITGDFKFIPTRLLEPANAKFPRLETLIMESTYGGSNDIQMPREEAEKRLIEVIHQTIKRGGKVLIPAMAVGRAQEVMMVLEEYARIGGIDVPIYLDGMIWEATAIHTAYPEYLSRRLREQIFKEGYNPFLSEIFHPVANSRERQDIIDSKEPAIIIASSGMLVGGPSVEYFKQLAPDPKNSIIFVSYQAEGTLGRQVQNGAREIPMVGEEGRTEVIKVNMEVYTIDGFSGHADRRELMNYVAKVRPRPERVITVHGEPQKCLDLATSIHKKFGLSTRAPNNLDTIRLR from the coding sequence TTGATTAAGAGAGAAACTCAAGTTAATCAGATACTAAAAGACATTAGGGCTATTGTTAGCCAAATGGTTCCTAAGGAGGCAAGAATTACTGAGATAGAGTTTGAGGGACCAGAGCTCGTAATCTATGTTAAAAACCCTGAGGCTATAATGAAGAACGGAGAGTTAATTAAGGATCTGGCAAAGGTTCTTAAAAAGAGGATAAGTATTAGACCAGATCCTGAAGTTTTGTTACCCCCTGAAGAAGCTGAAAAAATGATATACGAGATTGTTCCTAAAGAGGCCGAGATTACTAATATTTCTTTTGATCCTTCTGTTGGTGAGGTGCTTATTGAGGCCAAGAAACCTGGTCTCGTTATTGGTAAAAATGGTGAGACCTTAAGGTTAATAACTCAAAAGGTCAGATGGGCCCCCAGGGTCGTTAGAACCCCTCCTCTACAAAGTCAGACGATATATTCCATAAGGCAAATCCTTCAAACCGAAAGCAAAGATAGAAGAAAGTTTCTTAGGCAAGTTGGGAGGAACATCTATAGGAAACCTGAATACAAAAGTAGGTGGATAAGAGTCACAGGTCTTGGAGGGTTTAGGGAGGTTGGTAGAAGCGCTCTTTTGGTGCAGACTGACGAGAGCTTTGTCTTGGTAGATTTTGGAGTTAATGTGGCTGCAATGAACGATCCATACAAAGCCTTTCCACACTTCGATGCACCTGAGTTTCAATACATCCTAAAAGAAGGCCTCTTAGATGCAATAATAATTACACATGCTCATCTTGACCATAGTGGAATGCTTCCCTACTTATTTAGGTACAACCTCTTTGATGGTCCAATATATACCACCCCTCCCACTAGGGATTTGATGGTTCTTCTTCAGAAAGACTTCATAGAAATCCAGCAAAGTAATGGCCAGGAGCCCCTTTATAGGCCTAGGGATATCAAGGAAGTCATAAAACACACAATAACTCTTGATTATGGCGAAGTTAGGGATATATCCCCAGATATCAGGTTAACCCTTCACAATGCGGGTCATATCTTGGGGTCAGCGATAGTCCATTTACACATTGGTAATGGTCTGCACAACATAGCAATAACTGGAGACTTTAAATTCATACCAACGAGACTCTTAGAACCAGCGAATGCAAAGTTTCCTAGGCTCGAGACCCTCATTATGGAGTCAACTTATGGTGGAAGCAATGACATCCAAATGCCAAGAGAAGAAGCAGAGAAAAGGCTCATCGAGGTGATACACCAAACCATCAAGAGGGGAGGAAAAGTACTGATTCCAGCAATGGCCGTTGGAAGAGCTCAGGAAGTTATGATGGTTCTTGAAGAATACGCACGGATAGGGGGAATTGACGTCCCAATTTATTTGGATGGCATGATCTGGGAGGCTACTGCTATTCACACGGCTTATCCAGAGTACTTAAGCAGGAGACTTAGGGAGCAGATATTCAAGGAAGGCTATAATCCATTCCTAAGCGAGATATTCCACCCAGTGGCAAACTCAAGGGAAAGACAAGATATTATAGATAGTAAAGAACCTGCAATAATAATCGCATCCTCGGGTATGCTAGTGGGAGGACCTAGCGTTGAGTACTTTAAGCAATTAGCACCAGATCCAAAGAACTCGATAATCTTTGTGAGTTATCAGGCTGAAGGGACCCTTGGAAGGCAGGTTCAAAACGGAGCTAGGGAGATCCCAATGGTTGGGGAGGAAGGTAGAACGGAAGTTATTAAAGTAAATATGGAAGTGTATACAATAGATGGCTTTTCAGGTCATGCTGATAGAAGGGAACTCATGAATTACGTTGCTAAAGTAAGACCAAGACCTGAGAGGGTAATAACAGTCCACGGAGAGCCTCAGAAATGTCTTGATCTTGCAACAAGTATACATAAGAAATTTGGACTCTCTACAAGGGCTCCAAATAACTTAGATACAATAAGGTTGAGGTGA
- a CDS encoding ABC transporter substrate-binding protein, producing MNRALLTVLLVGILVFGTFASGCIGGGTTTQSPTQTQSPTQTQSPTQTPTQTQAGKVTDAILELGKVTVVDTGTSIIVVGPKGTEPSVSIPSGKKVIRVTYVVDEKNTIPVKKLMEEGQGFGAINPAFFRDTNVDALVIAARRETNPEIRTELFKALYILGNYYVPEVILGQNRQLRVYWSWVKGRYYHPTLPERYDLLWEDKNAPVVDTGIGTYKNDPETYVIATIGWPESFDPAWTYETFGWEIWHEIGDTLVTYWKEETEEVTPDLAVAWAHNKEGTEWYFVIRGGVKAYDPWNDKTYPIDATDVVFTFWRVARLGHSVSWMVTEFMNVSASQALTEEEFDKYLKEHPLIAEYKGKTAEVKSLKELLEFFGYNGPTAGVFKLVLPHPYAAVLNILADPFLSVVPMEYLLGDKYEEALKKSNYGKNPDAWAEYVQKGANDATHQLMHKKPVGTGPFYVKDYQENSYIILEYNSYYWNATDNPGHKRVIYIINNDAVARVQLLTTGTADVAAIPTDKIEDVKGVTKGNFKIIVQTELLQPILTFIVYNTQREPFNNVKVRQALAFAIPYDQIAKVVYNNLLERNWGPIPKPWPGYTEYGIIKYTYNIAKAKQMLQEAGIDPAKYKIKLIYNAGNAQREKVMTLIQNIWSQLGFQVTVESYEWPVYLGKTEKGDFDVYVVGWVPDYLDSDNWVGPFLYGATKFKEVNIQISG from the coding sequence ATGAATAGGGCTTTGTTGACTGTTCTATTAGTTGGAATCCTCGTGTTTGGAACATTTGCAAGCGGTTGTATAGGAGGAGGAACTACAACTCAGAGCCCAACTCAGACTCAATCACCAACTCAAACTCAATCCCCCACACAAACCCCAACACAAACCCAGGCAGGAAAAGTTACCGATGCTATTCTAGAGCTTGGTAAGGTTACGGTCGTCGATACTGGGACTTCAATAATTGTGGTTGGCCCTAAGGGAACTGAGCCCTCAGTTTCAATACCAAGTGGGAAGAAGGTTATTAGGGTCACATACGTTGTTGATGAGAAGAACACTATTCCAGTAAAGAAGTTAATGGAAGAGGGACAGGGATTCGGTGCAATAAACCCAGCATTCTTTAGGGACACAAATGTTGATGCCCTAGTTATAGCTGCAAGAAGGGAAACCAACCCGGAGATAAGAACTGAGTTGTTCAAGGCTCTCTATATCCTGGGTAACTATTATGTTCCAGAGGTAATCCTCGGACAGAACAGGCAGCTACGTGTCTACTGGAGCTGGGTTAAGGGGAGGTACTATCACCCAACCCTTCCAGAGAGGTATGACCTTCTCTGGGAAGACAAAAATGCTCCAGTTGTTGATACTGGAATTGGAACTTACAAGAACGATCCAGAGACATACGTTATAGCAACTATCGGATGGCCAGAGAGCTTTGACCCAGCATGGACTTACGAAACATTTGGATGGGAAATCTGGCATGAAATCGGTGACACCCTAGTTACTTACTGGAAAGAAGAAACTGAAGAGGTTACACCAGATCTTGCAGTCGCTTGGGCTCACAACAAGGAGGGCACGGAGTGGTACTTTGTTATCAGGGGAGGTGTCAAGGCTTATGATCCATGGAATGATAAGACATATCCAATTGATGCCACTGATGTAGTCTTCACATTCTGGCGTGTTGCAAGACTTGGACACTCTGTTAGTTGGATGGTCACGGAGTTCATGAACGTTTCAGCATCTCAGGCCTTAACTGAGGAAGAGTTCGATAAGTATCTGAAGGAGCACCCACTCATTGCTGAGTATAAGGGTAAGACGGCTGAAGTGAAGTCACTCAAGGAGCTCCTTGAGTTCTTTGGTTACAATGGCCCAACTGCTGGAGTATTCAAGCTCGTTCTGCCACATCCATATGCTGCAGTACTTAACATCCTTGCAGACCCATTCCTTAGTGTAGTCCCAATGGAGTACCTCCTTGGAGACAAGTATGAAGAGGCTCTCAAGAAGAGCAACTATGGAAAGAACCCAGATGCTTGGGCTGAGTATGTTCAGAAGGGTGCAAATGATGCAACTCACCAGCTCATGCACAAGAAACCCGTTGGCACTGGGCCATTCTACGTCAAGGACTATCAGGAGAACAGCTACATAATCCTTGAGTACAACTCATACTACTGGAATGCAACCGATAACCCAGGCCACAAGAGAGTTATCTACATAATCAACAACGATGCTGTGGCAAGAGTACAACTATTAACAACTGGAACGGCCGATGTCGCTGCAATACCAACCGATAAGATCGAAGATGTAAAGGGAGTTACCAAGGGTAACTTCAAGATTATCGTACAAACTGAGTTACTCCAACCAATTCTAACGTTCATAGTCTATAACACCCAGAGAGAGCCATTCAACAACGTGAAGGTTAGGCAAGCATTAGCATTTGCAATACCATATGACCAGATCGCTAAGGTAGTTTACAACAATCTCCTTGAGAGGAACTGGGGACCAATACCCAAGCCATGGCCAGGTTACACTGAATACGGAATAATCAAGTACACTTACAATATAGCCAAGGCTAAGCAGATGTTGCAAGAAGCAGGCATTGATCCAGCCAAGTACAAGATCAAGCTAATTTACAACGCAGGTAACGCACAGCGTGAGAAAGTTATGACACTAATCCAGAACATCTGGAGTCAGCTTGGCTTCCAGGTCACTGTTGAGAGCTATGAGTGGCCAGTCTACCTAGGGAAGACAGAGAAGGGTGATTTCGACGTCTACGTTGTCGGTTGGGTTCCAGACTACCTAGACTCTGACAACTGGGTTGGCCCATTCCTCTACGGTGCTACTAAGTTCAAGGAAGTAAACATCCAGATTTCCGGCTGA
- the pyrH gene encoding UMP kinase, which yields MRIVFDIGGSVLIPDNIDVSFIKKLSYELIKVSEDHEVAIVVGGGKTAREYIKVATEFNASETFKDYIGIQITRANAMLLIAALRERAYPQVVEDFWEAWRAIQLKKIPVMGGTHPGHTTDAVSALLAEFLGADLLIVVTNVDGVYTDDPKKNPNAIKIPKMKAEELVKLVSESVEKAGMSTVIDPLAAKVILRSGIRTYVIGKEDALRMFDVVKGDHRGTIIEP from the coding sequence ATGAGAATAGTGTTTGACATTGGAGGTTCTGTTTTAATACCTGATAATATAGACGTTTCATTTATAAAAAAATTATCTTACGAGCTAATAAAAGTTAGTGAGGATCATGAAGTGGCTATTGTTGTTGGTGGCGGGAAAACAGCCAGAGAATACATAAAGGTCGCCACAGAGTTTAATGCAAGTGAGACATTCAAGGACTATATAGGAATACAAATAACTAGGGCAAATGCAATGCTTTTAATCGCTGCCTTGAGAGAAAGGGCATATCCTCAAGTAGTTGAGGATTTTTGGGAGGCTTGGAGGGCTATTCAGCTCAAGAAGATTCCAGTTATGGGGGGTACTCATCCGGGACACACAACTGATGCCGTGTCAGCTCTTCTTGCGGAGTTTTTGGGAGCAGATCTGCTAATTGTGGTTACCAATGTTGACGGAGTATATACGGATGATCCCAAAAAGAACCCAAATGCTATAAAAATACCCAAAATGAAGGCAGAAGAACTTGTAAAACTTGTAAGTGAGAGTGTCGAAAAAGCTGGCATGAGTACTGTCATTGATCCCCTTGCGGCTAAGGTGATTCTTAGGAGTGGCATTAGGACGTACGTGATAGGAAAGGAAGACGCACTTAGGATGTTTGATGTAGTAAAGGGAGATCATAGGGGGACTATAATAGAGCCTTAA
- a CDS encoding pyridoxal-phosphate dependent enzyme — protein MKCPVCGREYEEIIPPFCICGAELELTYDYSSIDIKKWKRRIPGVWRYKELLPPVKKIISLREGGTPLIRARISEKLGVDVYIKDETRNPTGSFRDRLATVAVSYGLPYASNGFIIASDGNAAASVAAYSARAEREAFVIVPRKVDKGKLIQMIAFGAKIIKYGESVDDAIEYAREIAKLNGLYNVTPEDNIIGLEGQKTIAYELWEEINPTHVVVPTGSGSYLYSIYKGFRELLEIGVLGEMPRLVAVQVDKCNPIAAEILGVKKACKEIKALGLYVRNPIMKSRAVKAIKETKGTAVIVSEEEIDKGEKLLANEGIFAELSSAVVMPALLKLSESGFVEKGDKVVLVVTGSGLKTGEGGREKFSIGGTKLEILKILKGREMYAYEIWKALDKPLKYQAVHQHIRELRDLGLIDEAYRRGKRIYYKLTEKGARLIENLK, from the coding sequence ATGAAGTGCCCCGTATGTGGTAGGGAATACGAGGAAATAATACCTCCTTTTTGTATTTGTGGGGCAGAACTAGAGCTTACTTATGATTATTCTTCAATTGACATTAAAAAATGGAAAAGAAGGATCCCTGGGGTTTGGAGATATAAGGAACTTTTACCCCCAGTTAAGAAAATAATATCGCTGAGAGAGGGAGGAACACCTCTAATAAGGGCAAGAATTAGTGAAAAGCTTGGGGTTGATGTCTATATAAAAGATGAGACACGGAATCCCACTGGATCCTTCCGAGATCGACTCGCAACCGTTGCGGTATCTTACGGTTTACCCTACGCCTCCAATGGGTTTATAATAGCGAGTGATGGAAATGCTGCCGCTTCAGTTGCTGCTTATTCCGCAAGAGCCGAGAGAGAGGCTTTTGTTATAGTGCCCAGGAAGGTAGACAAAGGTAAATTAATTCAGATGATAGCCTTTGGAGCAAAGATAATAAAATATGGAGAAAGTGTGGATGATGCGATAGAATATGCCAGAGAAATTGCAAAGCTAAATGGTCTTTATAACGTAACTCCAGAGGACAACATTATTGGTCTTGAAGGCCAAAAGACAATTGCTTATGAGCTATGGGAAGAAATAAATCCAACTCACGTAGTAGTACCTACAGGAAGTGGAAGTTACTTATATTCAATATATAAAGGTTTTAGAGAGCTCCTTGAGATAGGTGTTTTAGGGGAAATGCCTAGGTTAGTGGCAGTACAGGTTGATAAATGTAATCCTATAGCAGCTGAAATCTTAGGTGTGAAAAAGGCGTGTAAGGAAATAAAAGCTCTAGGTTTATATGTTAGGAACCCAATAATGAAATCAAGGGCCGTAAAGGCGATAAAAGAGACTAAAGGAACCGCCGTTATTGTAAGTGAAGAAGAAATAGATAAAGGGGAGAAATTATTAGCAAATGAAGGGATATTTGCTGAGCTGTCTTCGGCAGTAGTAATGCCCGCTCTTTTAAAGCTTAGTGAAAGTGGGTTTGTAGAAAAAGGAGATAAAGTTGTTTTAGTTGTAACTGGGTCTGGGCTAAAGACTGGAGAAGGAGGTCGAGAAAAGTTTTCAATTGGTGGAACTAAACTTGAGATACTTAAAATATTAAAGGGGAGAGAAATGTACGCTTATGAGATATGGAAAGCTCTTGACAAACCCCTTAAATACCAGGCGGTTCATCAGCACATCAGGGAATTACGGGATCTTGGCCTCATAGATGAAGCTTACCGGAGAGGAAAAAGGATATATTATAAGTTAACAGAAAAAGGGGCTAGATTAATTGAGAACTTGAAGTAG